Within the Saccharopolyspora gloriosae genome, the region GTCGAAGTCGCAGCCCGCGTAGCCCGACAACGCTCCCTCCGGGAAGTGGGCGACATCGGCACCCCGTCGCTTCGCGACTCGCATCTGGTGAACGACGTTGCGCAGGTTGGCGGAGATGTCGTCACCCACCGCGAACTGGCATGTAGCCACCTTGACCACCGTCATGCGCACCATGATGCCCCCGCTTCGCGGTGGTGATGCTCGGCGCGGTGATGTCCGAGGTTAGGGTGCCGGTGGCGTTCCACGGTGGACGGGTGAGCCGGGCGCCGTGACCACCCGGGCGGACAGGGCCGTCCCGACGGAAGGTGTGGCGATGAGCGATCGCGAGTTCGACGTTGTTGTGTTCGGTGCCAGCGGATTCGTGGGCAGGCTGACCGCGTTGTACCTGGCCGAGCACGCACCGGCCGGCACCAAGATCGCGCTGGCCGGGCGCAGCGAGAGCAAGCTCGCGCGGGTCCGCGCCGAACTGCCCGCGCCCGCCGACGAGTGGCCGCTGATCATCGCCGACACGACGTCCGCCGCGACCCTGGACGAGATGGCCGCCCGGACGCGGGTCGTGTGCACCACCGTCGGCCCGTACCTGAAGTACGGCGAAGGACTGGTCGCCGCCTGCGCGGGCGCCGGTACCGATTACGTCGACCTGACCGGTGAGGTTCCGTTCGTCCGCCGGTCCATCGACGAGTTCGGTGAGCTGGCCGCGGCGAACGGCGCCCGCATCCTGCATTCCTGCGGATTCGACTCGGTGCCCTCGGATCTGGGCGTGTACCTGCTGCACAAGAAGATCCAGCAGGACGGTGCCGGTTCGCTGACCGACACCACGATGGTCGTGCGCAAGCTCCGCGGTGGCGTGAGCGGCGGGACCATCGATTCGATGCGGGTGATCGCGCAGCAGGTCGGGGACCCGGACGTCCGGCGCGTCCTGCTCGATCCGCACGCGCTGTCCACCGGTCCCGGCGAGCGCGCCCGCGTGAAGCGCTCGGAGGAGCCGGGTGACATGGCGATGGTCGACGCGTCCAAGGTCGATCCGAGTCTCGGCGGAACTCTCGCTCCGTTCTTCATGGCCAGCCACAACACTCGTATCGTGCGCCGCTCCAATGCCTTGCTCGACCGTGCCTACGGTGACGGTTTCCACTACGGCGAAAGCATGTCCGTGGGCCGGACGCCGGTGCTCTCGACGGTCGTCGCCGGTGCGGTCAGCGGAGCCACCGCCTTGTTCCTGGGCGCGATGTCGGTCAAGCCGGTGCGGTCCGTGCTCGACCGCATCCTTCCGAAGGCAGGGGATGGGCCGGGCGAGAAGACCCGCGAGAACGGGCATTTCACCACCGAGACGTACACGACCACGACCACCGGTGAGCGCTACCGCTCGCGGATGCGCGCTCAGGGCGACCCCGGGTACAAGGCGACCGCGGTGATGCTCGGCGAAAGCGCCCTGTCGCTGGCGTTGCACCGCGACGAACTCCCCGAACTGACCGGAGTCCTCACGCCCGCCGCGGCGATCGGCGACGTGCTGATCGAACGGCTTCGGGCCGCCGGGGTGTCTCTCGAGGTCGAGCGGCTCGGCGGAGTCAACCGTGGCTGATCTTGAGCCAGTGCAGCTTGTCCCGTTCGCGGCGAGGTAGTCCGGCGACGACGAGGTCGTAGGAGTCCTCGATCATGTCCTGGACGTGCTGATCGGGCACGACGTCGTTGACGACGACGGTGTTCCAGTGCCGCTTGTTCAGGTGGTAGCCCGGCAGGACGGCGGTCGGGAAGCTCGTGCGCAGGGACACCGCGAGGTCCGGCTCGCACTTGAGGCTCACCCGCAACGGTTCGGCGTCCAGCCTGCTGATCGCGAAGAGCTTCCCGGCGACCTTGAAAACGCTGTTGGCCTCGTCGAACGGGAACTCCTCCCGCGCGCCGGGCATGACCAGACAAGCGGCCCTGAGCTCGTGGGGAGTCATGCCGCGAGCGTAAACGCAGCCCCCGACGAACCTCGCGCCATCACCTGACGAGCAACCACCCGACGGCGCCACCCGAGAAACCCGTATCTCGCGGCCAAAGACGCCTTGCGGCGAAGCCGTGCTTTTGGCGGCGAAGTCCGCGAAGGGCGGGCGAAGCCCCGCTTGCCTTGCGGCCGGAGGCCGTGCCTGTATGTGCGAAGCGCATAGCCCACGCAAGCAAGATGACCACCGGCGGGTTCTCAGCTGTCTTCTCGCGAGGACAGCTTTTTCCCTCGTGGCGGAGCCACTAGGGAAAAAGATCCCGCAGCGAGAAGACAGCTGAGGTTCCGCCACCCGACCACCAAAGCAAAAAGAGCCGTAGAAACCCTCAAGTCAGCCTGATCTGACGATTGACGTCCTTGTAGAGCAGGTAGCGGAACTTGCCTGGTCCGCCCGCGTAGCAGGCCTGCGGGCAGAAGGCGCGCAGCCACATGAAGTCTCCGGCCTGGACCTCCACCCAGTCGTCGTTGAGCCGGTACACGGCTTTGCCTTCGAGCACGTAGAGCCCGTGTTCCATCACGTGCGTCTCGGCGAACGGGATGACCGCGCCGGGTTCGAAGGTGACGATGTTGACGTGCATGTCGTGGGCGAGGTCGTCCGGGTCCACGAATCGGGTGGTGGCCCAGGTGCCGTTGGTGCCGGGCATCGGTGTGGGCGGGACGTCCTGCTCCTGGAGCGCGAACGCTGTGGGCGTGTGCCCTTCCAGGGGTTCGTAGGCTTTGCGGACCCATTGGAAGGTGGCGCGGTCCTCGCCGCTGTTGGCGACCGACCAGTCCGCTCCGGCGGGGAGGTAGGCGTATCCGCCGGGGGTGAGGTCGTACCGGATGCCTTCGATGGTCAGCCGCAGGTCGCCGGAGAGCACGAACACGACCGATTCGACACCGCTTTCCGGTTCCGGCCGGGTGCTGCCGCCGCCTGGCGAGACCTCCACCAGGTACTGCGCGAACGTGGTCGAGAACCCCTGGATCGGTTTGGCGAGGATCCACGCGCGGGTGCCGTTCCAGCCGGGCAGGTTGCTGGTGACGATGTCGCGGAGCACGCCGCGCGGGATGACCGTGTACGCCTCGGTGACCACTGCGCGGTCGGTGAGCAGCGCGGACTGGGTGGGGAGACCGCCTTCGGGGGCGTAGTAGCTCGGCTGGTTCAAGTGATCCCTTCCTCGTGTGCGGCGGGCGCGAAGCCGGGGCGCGTTTATGTATACACAACGCCGAGGGTGGTGGGCGAGGGTAGGTGACGCCGGTCGATCACTGGGGAATCGCGTAGCGGGGACGGCCGGATACTTCCCGTGTTCGTGGTCGGATCGCCGGCTCGGTGAGCGCGCTTCGGCGACTGTTGACGGCGATCAGGTCGATCGCTACCGTCTTCCGAATCACAGTCGTATACTTTCA harbors:
- a CDS encoding bifunctional allantoicase/(S)-ureidoglycine aminohydrolase, whose amino-acid sequence is MNQPSYYAPEGGLPTQSALLTDRAVVTEAYTVIPRGVLRDIVTSNLPGWNGTRAWILAKPIQGFSTTFAQYLVEVSPGGGSTRPEPESGVESVVFVLSGDLRLTIEGIRYDLTPGGYAYLPAGADWSVANSGEDRATFQWVRKAYEPLEGHTPTAFALQEQDVPPTPMPGTNGTWATTRFVDPDDLAHDMHVNIVTFEPGAVIPFAETHVMEHGLYVLEGKAVYRLNDDWVEVQAGDFMWLRAFCPQACYAGGPGKFRYLLYKDVNRQIRLT
- a CDS encoding trans-acting enoyl reductase family protein; this encodes MSDREFDVVVFGASGFVGRLTALYLAEHAPAGTKIALAGRSESKLARVRAELPAPADEWPLIIADTTSAATLDEMAARTRVVCTTVGPYLKYGEGLVAACAGAGTDYVDLTGEVPFVRRSIDEFGELAAANGARILHSCGFDSVPSDLGVYLLHKKIQQDGAGSLTDTTMVVRKLRGGVSGGTIDSMRVIAQQVGDPDVRRVLLDPHALSTGPGERARVKRSEEPGDMAMVDASKVDPSLGGTLAPFFMASHNTRIVRRSNALLDRAYGDGFHYGESMSVGRTPVLSTVVAGAVSGATALFLGAMSVKPVRSVLDRILPKAGDGPGEKTRENGHFTTETYTTTTTGERYRSRMRAQGDPGYKATAVMLGESALSLALHRDELPELTGVLTPAAAIGDVLIERLRAAGVSLEVERLGGVNRG
- a CDS encoding MmcQ/YjbR family DNA-binding protein, encoding MTPHELRAACLVMPGAREEFPFDEANSVFKVAGKLFAISRLDAEPLRVSLKCEPDLAVSLRTSFPTAVLPGYHLNKRHWNTVVVNDVVPDQHVQDMIEDSYDLVVAGLPRRERDKLHWLKISHG